From the genome of Bacteroidales bacterium, one region includes:
- a CDS encoding 4Fe-4S dicluster domain-containing protein, whose amino-acid sequence MRYPKIRELGEAVVSLVSPAYTTKYPKKEHVPFENFRGKPVVDDDNCVGCETCANVCPPMAITFEDDREKGIRTIRRDYGKCIFCGQCEEHCITQKGVKLSDKIFDMSSFDRNDNVEYQEKELLICKNCGAIITTKEHYMFMHKKLGPKAYSNIMNLNMLNEKLRLASEDNTEVALSEDLRRRDAFNILCPNCLRELQLKTHGR is encoded by the coding sequence ATGAGATATCCCAAAATAAGAGAATTAGGAGAAGCCGTTGTATCACTGGTTTCGCCGGCCTATACAACCAAATATCCGAAAAAGGAACACGTGCCGTTTGAAAATTTCAGAGGCAAGCCCGTGGTGGATGATGATAATTGCGTGGGATGTGAAACCTGTGCGAATGTATGTCCTCCTATGGCCATTACTTTTGAAGATGACAGGGAAAAAGGCATCCGGACGATCAGAAGGGACTATGGAAAGTGCATCTTTTGCGGTCAGTGCGAAGAGCACTGTATTACCCAAAAGGGGGTGAAGCTTTCGGACAAAATATTTGATATGTCGTCATTCGACAGAAATGACAATGTGGAGTATCAGGAGAAAGAACTGCTGATATGCAAAAATTGCGGGGCCATAATCACCACCAAAGAACATTACATGTTCATGCATAAAAAACTCGGGCCAAAAGCTTATTCGAACATCATGAACCTGAACATGCTCAATGAAAAATTACGGCTGGCCTCCGAAGATAATACAGAGGTAGCGCTCAGCGAAGACCTCAGACGACGGGATGCCTTCAACATCCTGTGCCCAAACTGCCTAAGAGAATTGCAACTAAAAACTCACGGTAGATGA
- a CDS encoding hydrogenase maturation protease: MDPLEILKDNKTLFIGIGNVLKSDDGVGVYISNNIKTRKKISSLNVEVSIENYIGKINKLNSDLLVLLDCMDFQQPPGYWDLIPVAGLTGHTTNTHNISLDKISELFDAPTYILGIQPQNIHFGEHLSPEVKIAANNIIERINQLH, from the coding sequence ATGGACCCCCTGGAAATCCTTAAAGACAATAAAACCCTTTTCATTGGTATTGGCAACGTTTTGAAAAGTGACGACGGAGTAGGTGTTTACATCAGCAACAACATAAAAACCCGCAAAAAAATCTCATCCCTCAACGTAGAGGTAAGCATAGAAAATTATATTGGTAAAATCAACAAGCTGAACAGCGATTTGCTGGTATTGCTGGATTGTATGGATTTTCAACAACCTCCGGGATACTGGGATTTAATACCTGTTGCCGGATTAACCGGGCATACTACCAATACGCACAACATCTCACTGGACAAAATTTCTGAACTTTTTGATGCACCGACCTATATATTGGGCATTCAGCCCCAAAATATACATTTCGGGGAACATTTAAGTCCTGAAGTAAAAATAGCGGCTAATAACATCATTGAACGGATCAATCAACTACATTGA
- a CDS encoding MBL fold metallo-hydrolase — MKTQILFPGIMLFLLLGSFCATNKEKAEKTERASPAFKETGEQEITLISVYDNYQANPEMQTAWGFGSVIQTPDENILFDTGGNVDILLSNMKKMDIAPELIDKVFISHIHGDHLGGLEGFLDKNKDVTVFIPASFPNSVSNMITNKGALVKELSDPGKITDFAWSTGELSGPPTEHGLMIHSKKGLIVMTGCAHPGIVKIVRRAKELTGKESVYLVVGGFHRPPRSTVKEFRELGVEKVAPT, encoded by the coding sequence ATGAAAACACAAATTTTATTTCCAGGTATAATGCTTTTCTTATTATTGGGTTCTTTCTGTGCAACAAACAAAGAAAAGGCAGAGAAAACAGAGAGAGCCTCTCCCGCTTTTAAAGAAACTGGGGAACAGGAAATCACGTTAATTTCTGTTTATGACAATTACCAGGCGAATCCCGAAATGCAAACCGCCTGGGGATTTGGCAGTGTTATACAAACTCCGGATGAAAACATATTGTTTGATACGGGAGGTAATGTGGATATTCTGCTTTCCAATATGAAAAAAATGGACATTGCCCCGGAATTAATTGATAAAGTATTCATTTCTCATATCCACGGGGATCATCTGGGTGGCCTGGAAGGTTTCCTCGACAAGAACAAGGATGTTACCGTTTTCATACCGGCTTCTTTTCCCAATTCGGTAAGCAATATGATAACCAATAAAGGCGCCCTGGTCAAAGAATTATCAGATCCGGGAAAGATTACCGATTTTGCCTGGTCCACCGGAGAACTTTCCGGCCCACCCACAGAACATGGATTGATGATCCATTCCAAAAAAGGACTGATCGTAATGACAGGCTGCGCCCATCCGGGAATTGTGAAGATTGTCAGGAGAGCCAAAGAGCTGACCGGAAAAGAAAGTGTATACCTGGTCGTTGGAGGTTTCCATCGTCCACCGCGATCGACTGTAAAAGAATTCAGGGAACTTGGAGTCGAAAAGGTAGCACCCAC
- a CDS encoding methyltransferase domain-containing protein produces the protein MLHDVKKWINEDGEPYLRSIGLKKNQTMLDFGCGEGHYTIPAAKVVGEQGKVYAVDKSRFTLDELIDEAKSLGLHNIFPVVDHSEELDIDLEEESVDFMLFYDVLHFMEAEKRRKVYENACKLLKSDGILSVYPKHTESNMPMIHLANVNLDELTREIESTCFSIDKKELKHLFHDDYYDEGYVLNFTKNTY, from the coding sequence ATGCTGCACGATGTTAAAAAATGGATCAATGAGGACGGCGAGCCTTATTTAAGGAGCATCGGTTTAAAAAAGAACCAGACAATGCTCGATTTCGGCTGCGGTGAAGGGCATTATACCATCCCAGCTGCTAAAGTGGTAGGAGAACAAGGCAAAGTATATGCCGTGGATAAAAGCCGGTTTACACTTGATGAACTGATAGATGAAGCAAAATCCCTGGGTTTGCACAACATTTTTCCCGTTGTGGATCATTCGGAGGAGTTAGATATTGACCTGGAGGAAGAAAGCGTGGATTTCATGCTTTTTTATGATGTGCTTCATTTTATGGAAGCTGAAAAAAGGAGGAAAGTTTATGAAAATGCCTGTAAATTGTTAAAATCCGATGGCATCCTTTCAGTTTATCCCAAACATACTGAATCCAACATGCCCATGATTCATCTGGCCAATGTCAACCTGGACGAACTTACCAGGGAAATAGAAAGCACATGCTTTTCTATTGATAAAAAAGAACTGAAGCACCTTTTTCATGATGATTACTATGATGAGGGATATGTTTTAAACTTCACCAAGAATACTTATTAA
- a CDS encoding NifB/NifX family molybdenum-iron cluster-binding protein: protein MEKYLVASSGDQLDSKISGRFGHAKFFIVINPQTMDYEAHPGVDPDQEKPDIGNFMKQGISKVLVGNIGPSAFNEATGYGLKVYLCRKMTVNESISKVYNDEISPMQEPTIKESLHSPRKADGNASGRGTGRGMDLGRSTGKGHGKGRNGDKGRSRG, encoded by the coding sequence ATGGAAAAATATTTGGTCGCATCCTCCGGGGATCAGTTGGATTCAAAAATATCCGGGAGATTCGGACATGCAAAATTTTTTATTGTCATCAACCCCCAAACAATGGATTATGAGGCTCATCCGGGTGTTGATCCGGACCAGGAAAAGCCGGATATTGGAAATTTTATGAAACAGGGTATCAGTAAAGTACTTGTCGGCAACATAGGGCCTTCAGCTTTTAATGAGGCTACGGGATACGGATTAAAAGTGTACCTCTGTCGCAAAATGACTGTAAATGAATCCATTAGCAAGGTTTATAACGATGAGATTTCGCCGATGCAGGAGCCCACGATCAAAGAAAGCCTGCACTCCCCCCGTAAGGCAGATGGCAATGCCAGCGGACGAGGCACAGGACGCGGAATGGATCTGGGAAGAAGCACAGGCAAAGGACACGGAAAAGGAAGAAACGGTGACAAAGGCCGGAGCCGGGGTTGA
- a CDS encoding class I SAM-dependent methyltransferase, with amino-acid sequence MANKTRLYPESRVELTPFGLKHYDRLLDLVSFGFYKPLIKRAIRSLNIQPEDKIIDFGCGTGRNACYMAKYLSPEGKIIGIDISEIMGEHFKKKCKIWIKPKKRIG; translated from the coding sequence ATGGCCAACAAAACAAGACTTTACCCAGAATCAAGGGTCGAACTGACTCCATTTGGTTTAAAACATTATGACAGATTACTGGATCTGGTCAGTTTTGGCTTTTATAAACCACTAATAAAACGCGCCATAAGATCACTGAACATTCAACCGGAAGACAAAATAATTGATTTTGGTTGTGGTACGGGGCGTAATGCCTGCTATATGGCAAAATACCTATCACCAGAGGGTAAAATTATTGGGATTGACATATCGGAGATTATGGGAGAACATTTCAAAAAGAAATGTAAAATATGGATAAAACCAAAGAAGAGAATAGGTTAA